One stretch of Gopherus flavomarginatus isolate rGopFla2 chromosome 2, rGopFla2.mat.asm, whole genome shotgun sequence DNA includes these proteins:
- the GPT gene encoding alanine aminotransferase 1 isoform X1 encodes MAENGLRDKVLSLDSMNPWVKRVEYAVRGPVLARAVELEEELRQGVKKPFTEVIKANIGDAHAMGQRPITFLRQVSALCLYPEMLSEPLFPDDAKQRARRLLAVCGGQSVGAYTASPGIKIIRQDVARYIERRDGGIPANPDNIYLSTGASDAVMTMLKLLVSGEGRSRTGVMIPIPQYPLYSAGIAELNAVQVNYYLDEEHCWALDVRELRRALCQARRHCQPRVLCIINPGNPTGQVQSRKCIEDIIKFAWEEQLFLMADEVYQDNVYAEGSEFHSFKKVLFEMGPTYSRVVELVSFHSISKGFMGECGLRGGYMEVVNLDPAVQQQLSKLVSVRLCPPVPGQVLLDVVMNPPKPGEPSYQSFIREKQVVLSDLAHKAQLTQEIFSQVPGIHCNPVQGAMYSFPRIQIPARAVQEAQARGFAPDMFFCLQLLEETGICVVPGSGFGQREGTYHFRMTILPHVEKLRIVLKKLSQFYAKFTQEYS; translated from the exons ATGGCGGAGAACGGGCTGCGGGACAAGGTGCTGAGCCTGGACTCCATGAACCCCTGGGTCAAGCGGGTGGAGTACGCGGTGCGTGGCCCCGTCCTGGCCCGCGCGgtggagctggaggaggagctaaGGCAG GGTGTGAAGAAGCCTTTCACAGAGGTGATTAAAGCCAACATCGGCGATGCCCACGCCATGGGCCAGCGCCCCATCACTTTCCTGCGCCAG GTCAGCGCCCTGTGCCTGTACCCCGAGATGCTGAGCGAACCCCTCTTCCCTGACGATGCCAAGCAGCGAGCACGCAGACTGCTGGCAGTGTGCGGAGGGCAGAGCGTCG GTGCCTACACTGCCAGCCCCGGCATCAAGATCATCCGCCAGGATGTGGCCCGGTACATCGAGAGGCGGGACGGGGGCATCCCCGCCAACCCAGACAACATCTACCTGTCTACGGGTGCCAGTGATGCTGTCATG acCATGCTGAAGCTGCTGGTGTCAGGGGAGGGCCGGTCGCGGACGGGCGTGATGATCCCCATCCCCCAGTACCCACTCTACTCGGCTGGCATCGCCGAGCTGAACGCCGTGCAGGTCAACTACTACCTGGACGAGGAGCACTGCTGGGCGCTGGACGTCAGGGAGCTGCGGCGGGCGCTGTGCCAGGCCCGCAGGCACTGCCAGCCCCGCGTGCTCTGCATCATCAACCCTGGGAACCCCACCG GCCAGGTCCAGAGCCGGAAATGCATCGAGGACATCATCAAGTTTGCGTGggaggagcagctcttcctgatGGCCGACGAG gTCTATCAGGACAACGTTTACGCCGAGGGCTCCGAGTTCCACTCCTTCAAGAAGGTCCTTTTCGAGATGGGCCCCACGTACTCGCGCGTGGTGGAGCTGGTATCCTTCCACTCCATCTCCAAGGGCTTCATGGGAGA GTGTGGGCTGCGTGGGGGGTACATGGAGGTGGTGAACCTGGATCCGGcggtgcagcagcagctctccAAGCTGGTGTCGGTGCGGCTGTGCCCACCTGTGCCCGGCCAGGTGCTGCTGGACGTCGTCATGAACCCGCCGAAGCCTGGCGAGCCCTCGTACCAGAGCTTCATCCGA GAGAAGCAGGTGGTGCTGAGCGACCTGGCCCACAAAGCGCAGCTGACCCAGGAGATCTTCAGCCAGGTGCCCGGGATCCACTGTAACCCCGTGCAGGGCGCCATGTATTCCTTCCCCAGGATCcagatcccagccagggctgtgcaGGAGGCCCAG gCACGGGGCTTTGCCCCAGACATGTtcttctgcctccagctgctggaGGAGACGGGCATCTGTGTGGTGCCAGGTAGTGGCTTTGGGCAGCGAGAGGGCACCTATCACTTCAG AATGACCATCCTGCCGCACGTGGAGAAGCTCCGGATCGTGCTGAAGAAACTCAGCCAGTTCTATGCCAAGTTCACCCAGGAATATTCCTAA
- the LOC127044740 gene encoding alanine aminotransferase 2-like: MAVGRKVLTLDSVNPCVKGTRLPTLAPLLERASEIQRQLAQGEEKPFREVIWCHSGDPHAAGQRPITFLRQVAAICAYPELLHADSMPRDAKQRASRILQELHGSSAGACNMEYITTAVPQTVTHYLERRDGGIRCNPRNIITCGGITRAIVDFLSLVVNEQDPSRAGVLLLVPGHPLFADAIALAGAVAVQYHLDEEGGWALDIGEIRRVLGQARGYCTPKVLCVINPGDPTGEPCAEQDVLQLAAQERLLLLADEVHQESMFTPDSPFLSFKRVLCELGPVVSSVVQLISFYSVSKGFAPDADLSQTPGVPVCQAYRQSEANTETQVVLSDLAHNAQLTQEVFSQVPGIHCNPVQGAMYSFPRIQIPARAVQEAQALGLEPDLFFCQKLLEATGIVLAPGSTFGQCLGTHHVRVTLLPPVKTLRIVLQTIADFHSAFLQRYS, from the exons ATGGCGGTGGGGAGGAAGGTCCTGACCCTGGACTCCGTGAATCCGTGTGTCAAAGGCACCAGGCTCCCCACGCTCGCGCCCCTGCTGGAGAGGGCCTCGGAAATCCAGCGCCAGCTGGCGCAG GGAGAGGAGAAGCCCTTCCGGGAGGTTATCTGGTGTCACTCAGGTGACCCCCACGCTGCAGGCCAAAGACCCATCACCTTCCTACGCCAG GTGGCTGCCATCTGCGCTTACCCAGAGCTGCTGCATGCCGACTCCATGCCACGGGACGCCAAGCAGCGAGCCAGCCGCATCCTGCAGGAGCTGCATGGCTCCAGTGCCG GGGCGTGTAACATGGAGTACATCACCACCGCTGTCCCCCAGACGGTGACCCACTACCTGGAGAGGAGAGACGGGGGCATCCGCTGCAACCCCAGGAACATCATCACATGCGGGGGCATTACCAGGGCCATAGTG gacTTCCTCTCCCTGGTGGTCAATGAGCAGGACCCCAGCAGGGCGGgcgtgctgctgctggtgcccgGGCACCCTCTCTTTGCAGATGCCATAGCGCTGGCCGGTGCCGTCGCGGTGCAGTACCACCTGGATGAGGAAGGTGGCTGGGCCCTGGACATTGGGGAGATCAGGCGGGTGCTTGGCCAAGCCAGGGGGTACTGCACCCCCAAAGTGCTCTGTGTCATCAACCCCGGGGACCCGACAGGTGA GCCATGTGCTGAGCAGGATGTTCTTCAGCTGGCTGCCCAGGAGAGGCTGCTCCTGCTGGCGGATGAG GTTCATCAGGAGAGCATGTTCACCCCAgactcccccttcctctcctttaAGCGGGTTCTGTGTGAGCTGGGCCCCGTGGTCTCCAGCGTGGTGCAGCTAATCTCCTTCTACTCCGTCTCCAAGGGCTTCGCCCCAGA TGCTGACCTGTCCCAGACCCCTGGGGTGCCAGTGTGCCAGGCGTACCGCCAATCAGAGGCAAACACT GAGACGCAGGTGGTGCTGAGCGACCTGGCCCACAACGCGCAGCTGACCCAGGAGGTCTTCAGCCAGGTGCCCGGGATCCACTGTAACCCCGTGCAGGGCGCCATGTATTCCTTCCCCAGGATCcagatcccagccagggctgtgcaGGAGGCCCAG GCCCTCGGTCTGGAGCCTGATTTATTCTTCTGTCAGAAGCTTCTGGAGGCGACGGGGATCGTACTGGCCCCAGGGAGCACCTTCGGGCAGTGCCTGGGCACCCACCACGTCAG GGTGACGCTGCTGCCCCCAGTGAAGACGCTGAGGATTGTCTTACAAACCATTGCAGACTTCCACTCTGCGTTCCTGCAGCGATATTCCTGA
- the GPT gene encoding alanine aminotransferase 1 isoform X2 → MGQRPITFLRQVSALCLYPEMLSEPLFPDDAKQRARRLLAVCGGQSVGAYTASPGIKIIRQDVARYIERRDGGIPANPDNIYLSTGASDAVMTMLKLLVSGEGRSRTGVMIPIPQYPLYSAGIAELNAVQVNYYLDEEHCWALDVRELRRALCQARRHCQPRVLCIINPGNPTGQVQSRKCIEDIIKFAWEEQLFLMADEVYQDNVYAEGSEFHSFKKVLFEMGPTYSRVVELVSFHSISKGFMGECGLRGGYMEVVNLDPAVQQQLSKLVSVRLCPPVPGQVLLDVVMNPPKPGEPSYQSFIREKQVVLSDLAHKAQLTQEIFSQVPGIHCNPVQGAMYSFPRIQIPARAVQEAQARGFAPDMFFCLQLLEETGICVVPGSGFGQREGTYHFRMTILPHVEKLRIVLKKLSQFYAKFTQEYS, encoded by the exons ATGGGCCAGCGCCCCATCACTTTCCTGCGCCAG GTCAGCGCCCTGTGCCTGTACCCCGAGATGCTGAGCGAACCCCTCTTCCCTGACGATGCCAAGCAGCGAGCACGCAGACTGCTGGCAGTGTGCGGAGGGCAGAGCGTCG GTGCCTACACTGCCAGCCCCGGCATCAAGATCATCCGCCAGGATGTGGCCCGGTACATCGAGAGGCGGGACGGGGGCATCCCCGCCAACCCAGACAACATCTACCTGTCTACGGGTGCCAGTGATGCTGTCATG acCATGCTGAAGCTGCTGGTGTCAGGGGAGGGCCGGTCGCGGACGGGCGTGATGATCCCCATCCCCCAGTACCCACTCTACTCGGCTGGCATCGCCGAGCTGAACGCCGTGCAGGTCAACTACTACCTGGACGAGGAGCACTGCTGGGCGCTGGACGTCAGGGAGCTGCGGCGGGCGCTGTGCCAGGCCCGCAGGCACTGCCAGCCCCGCGTGCTCTGCATCATCAACCCTGGGAACCCCACCG GCCAGGTCCAGAGCCGGAAATGCATCGAGGACATCATCAAGTTTGCGTGggaggagcagctcttcctgatGGCCGACGAG gTCTATCAGGACAACGTTTACGCCGAGGGCTCCGAGTTCCACTCCTTCAAGAAGGTCCTTTTCGAGATGGGCCCCACGTACTCGCGCGTGGTGGAGCTGGTATCCTTCCACTCCATCTCCAAGGGCTTCATGGGAGA GTGTGGGCTGCGTGGGGGGTACATGGAGGTGGTGAACCTGGATCCGGcggtgcagcagcagctctccAAGCTGGTGTCGGTGCGGCTGTGCCCACCTGTGCCCGGCCAGGTGCTGCTGGACGTCGTCATGAACCCGCCGAAGCCTGGCGAGCCCTCGTACCAGAGCTTCATCCGA GAGAAGCAGGTGGTGCTGAGCGACCTGGCCCACAAAGCGCAGCTGACCCAGGAGATCTTCAGCCAGGTGCCCGGGATCCACTGTAACCCCGTGCAGGGCGCCATGTATTCCTTCCCCAGGATCcagatcccagccagggctgtgcaGGAGGCCCAG gCACGGGGCTTTGCCCCAGACATGTtcttctgcctccagctgctggaGGAGACGGGCATCTGTGTGGTGCCAGGTAGTGGCTTTGGGCAGCGAGAGGGCACCTATCACTTCAG AATGACCATCCTGCCGCACGTGGAGAAGCTCCGGATCGTGCTGAAGAAACTCAGCCAGTTCTATGCCAAGTTCACCCAGGAATATTCCTAA